Part of the Vicinamibacterales bacterium genome is shown below.
CTCGAGTCCACCGCGGCGGTGGGCACCACGCGAGGCCTCCTGGCGCCGGTCTTCGAGCGGGCCGGCTTCCGCTTCGGCGAGGATCTCTTCCTGGCGGTGGCGCCCACCCGCGTCGCCCCGGCCGACTCCCCCTGGCGCGTCAGGAACACGCCGCGCGTGCTCGCCGGCATGACCGCGGACTGCCTGGCGGTCGCGAGCGCGCTGTACGGCGCGGCCGTGGACACCGTCGTGCCCGTCTCGTCGGTCGAAACGGCCGAGATGGTGAAGACGCTCGAAACCGAGTTCCGCGTCGTCAACGTCGCCATGGCCAACGAGCTGGCCAAGGCCTGTCACGCCATCGGCGTGAGCACGCGCGAGGTCATCGGCGCGGCCGCCACCAAGCCGTTCGGCTTCATGGCCTTCGAGCCCGGGCCCGGCCTGGCCGCGGGCGGCGCGGGCACGGGAGGCCTGGAGCTCACGTGGAAGCACCGGTCGCTCGGCCTCGACGACAAGCTCTTCCGGGCGGCCGACGAGATCAACCGGACGATGCCGGGCTGGGTCGTCTCCCGCGCCATCGACATCCTGAACGACGACTCGCGGCCCGTCGCCGGCGCGACCATCCTCGTGGCGGGCGTGGCCTACAAAAGCGACGTCGGCGTCGTCCAGGACTCACCGGCGGTGGAGATCATCGGCGAGCTCCTGCGGCTCGGCGCACGCGTGACCTACGTGGATCCGCACGTGCCCGAGCTGGTCGTCGGCGGCACCCGGCTCCAGTCGGCCTCGGGCGGCGGCGAGGGGCACGACCTCGTCATCATCCTGACGGACCACAAGTCGCTCGAGCTGCAGTCGCTGGCGGCATCCGCCCGCGTGGTGTTCGACCTCAGGAACGCCGCCCAGCGCCTGCGCCTGCCCGACGGCGTCCGCGTCGTCCCCCTGTAGGCGCGCGGACCACACGGCCCCTATCGCCATGAAGGAACGCGTTCTCGTCACCGGCGGCGCCGGGTACATCGGCTCACACGTCGCGGTGGAACTGCTCGCCGCCGGTTACGACGTCACCGTCGTCGACAACCTGTCCACCGGCTCGGCGAGCGCGCTCGACCGCGTGCGGACCGTCACGGGTCAGCCGCTGCGCTTCGTCCACGCCGACCTCCGGAACGAGTCCGTGCTGGACACGGCGTTCGCCGAGGCCCCGATTGCCGCCGTCGTCCATCTCGCGGCCATGAAGTCGCCGCTCGAATCTCAGCAGAAGCCGCTCGAGTACTACGACTGCAACGTCCACGGCGGCCTGTGCCTGCTCCGGGCCATGACACGGCACGACGTGCGCCGGATGGTCTTCTCGTCGACGGCCGCGGTCTACGGCGACGCACGGTTCCTGCCGGTCACCGAGACGCACCCGTGCGAGCCGACGCACCCGTACGGCCGCAGCAAGCTCGTGCTCGAAGAGATCATGCGCGACCTGGCCCGCTCGGACGCCACGTGGCGGATGGTGGCACTCCGGTACTTCAACCCGATCGGCGCCCACCCGTCGGGGGCGCTCGGCGAATCGCCGGTGGGCATTCCGCAGAACCTGGCGCCCTACATCCTGCAGGCCGCCTCGGGCGCGCGGTCCCACGTGGACGTCTTCGGTGACGACTACCCCACCGCCGACGGGTCGGGCGTCCGCGACTTCATCCACGTCGTGGATCTGGCCCAGGCGCACGTGGCGGCGCTCCGGCCACGGGTGGACCTCACGGGCTTCCGGCCCATCAACGTCGGCACCGGGCGCGGGGTGTCCGTCTTCGAGTGCATCAAGGCGGCCGAGCGCGCCATCGGACGGTCCGTGCCGTTCAAGGTGGCGCCCCGCCGGCCCGGCGACATCGTCGAGAGCTACGCGGACGCGTCGCTCGCCGCGGAGCTCCTCGGCTGGCGTTCCAGCCGCACGATCGAGGACATGTGGCGCGACGCCTGGCGCTGGGAGTCGTCGGCCCGGGCCTGACGGACCCGGGTTCCGGCCGCGCGAACCGCGGCTACTGCGGCCACCCCTCGGCGGGCAGCCCGGGCACCAGCTTCAGCGCGTTCTTGTAATAGAGCTTCTTGAGGACGTCGTCCGGCAGCCCCATGCCGTACAGCTTCCAGAACGCGTGGTAGCCGCGGTAGTAGTCGAAGTACTCGTCGTTGGTCTCGAAGACGCGCCAGTAGTAGGGGAACTCGTCGGGCTGGTAGCTGTCCTTCCCGAACAGGATGCGGTCCTGGTACTTGACGAAGAACTCATGCGCGGCTCGCGGCTGGCGCCCCAGCTCGGCGAGGATCGCCCCCACCTCCGTGTAGACGTTCGGCATCTCGTCGAAGAGCGCCGCCATGCGGGCGAGGTCGTTGGCGTGGTAGGCGAAGTGGGCGGCGATGAACGTCGTCTTCGGATGCTTCTTGAACATCCGGTTGCGCTCGGCGATGAGCTCCTCGAAGCGCGGGAACTCGCCCTTGGGATAGCGGCGGTCGCGATACAGCGCGAGCTCGAGCCACCGCTCGTTCTGGAAGTCGATGGGCTCGAAGAACTCCTGCGGCTCGGCCGTGTGGATGAGCACCGGCAGGCCGAGACGGCCGGCGGCCTCCCACACCGGATCGAGCTCCGGATCGTCGATCGTCAGTCGGCTGCCGTCGGCTTTGCGGATGCGCAGGCCGAAAGCCTTCGAGATCTCGCCGATGCCCAGCGCGCCGGCCTTCTTGTCCGCTTCCAGCTGCGCGACCGCCTTGGCGGCCCAGCCGGGACCGACGTTGCGGAAGTCGATGTCCGTGAACTGGACCATCCGGCCCTTGAACCTGCTGGCCTGGAGCGCCGCGACCGCGCGCACCAGGCGATCGCCCTGCGTGCCGCTCGCATTGACGAGCACGCGCAGGTTGTTGGCGTCCATGCCCGGGATGATCCGCGCGAACTGCTCGTCCGAGATCGGCGCCGGCTGGTGGCTGTGGATGTCGATCACGGGAAACCTGGCGCGCGGCACCTTGTGCACGGCCGTCTTCAGCGTGCTGCGCGGCTTGTACTCGGTGATGGTCGGCTCGGGGAACTCCGGAGTCCGCCCGTCCCCGGGCCGGCCTCGAAGGCCGCCGGGGCCTTGTCCGCCGCCGCCGGGCCGTCCTGGGGCCTGGGACGGCGGCGCCTGCGCGTCGGAGACGGCCAGGGAGACCGCCACGACACCGGCCACGATGAGGGCGGCGGGCCAGAACGCTCGATGACGCATGTGGGGATGCCTCGTACCGAAATCGAAAGGGCCGCAGTGACCCTGTAAGCCGAATTCTGTTCCTCCGTCGCGGCCGGCTCTTGCGAGCCGGTCGCTCGGGAGGAGATGACCATTCCTCTAGGCCCGCCATTACTGGCGGGCTCCAGCGACCTACCCGGACACGTCGATCGAACGGGCCGTTCGATTGGCCGAAGCCAGCGCGCCCCTATTTGGTCTTGCTCCGTGCGGGGTTTTGCCTGCCACGCCTGTTACCAGACGCGCGGTGCGCTCTTACCGCACCTTTTCACCCTTACCCCCCTCCGCTCACCCGGCATGACCCGGGCGAGCGACGGAGGGCAAGCCACGCGGGCCTGTCCTCCGAAGCGCGTAGCGCGAAGGAGGGCGGTATGTTTTCTGTGCCACTGTCCGTTGGGTCGCCCCACCCGGGTGTTACCCGGCGCACTGCCCTCTGGAGTTCGGACTTTCCTCCCTGGGCCATTCGCCGCCTCTTGCGAGGCGGCGACGGCCACACGGCGGTCATCCGGACCACTGCGGCGTTTCCCTAGCCGTCGGTCTCCTGTGAAATGCGGTATTGCTCCAGCTTCTTGTAGAGGTTGCTGCGCGGCGTGTCGATGACCTCGGCCGTCTTCGAGATGTTCCAGCCGTTCTCGCGCAACTTCGCCACCAGGTACGCCCGCTCCGAGGTCGCCTTGAACTCGTGCAGCGTCGGCGCGTGCATCCAGCCATTATCGGAGGAGGGCGCCGCCTGGTCAACGCGCGGGCCCGCGTCCGAGAGCGGCAGGTCGGCCACGTCGACGAGGTCGGCGTTGGACATGATGACCAGGCGCTCGACCGTGTTCCGGAGCTCGCGGATGTTGCCGCGCCAGGGGTGCGCCTTCAGGCGCTCCATCGCCGCCGCCGTGAACGTCTTGCGGCGGAAGTTGTTCTCCCGGGAGAAGGTGTCGGCGAAGTGGCGGACGAGCACGGCGATGTCCTCGCGCCGCTCCCGGAGCGGGGGCACCCAGATGGGCACGACGTTCAGGCGGTAGTACAGGTCCTCGCGGAACGTGCCCTTCGTGATCTCCTGCTCGAGATCCTTGTTGGTCGCCGCAATCACGCGGACGTCCACCTTGATGAGGCGATTCGAGCCCAGGCGCTCGAGCTCCTGCTCCTGCAGCACGCGCAGCACCTTGGCCTGGGTCTTCAGGCTCATGTCCCCGATCTCGTCGAGGAAGATGGTGCCCTTGTCGGCCTGCTCGAACTTGCCGATCTGCCGGTCGCTGGCCCCCGTGAACGAGCCCTTCTCGTGCCCGAAGAGCTCGGACTCGATGAGGTCGTCGGGAATGGCGGCGCAGTTGACCTGTACGAACGGGCCGTCGCGGCGCAGGCTCTCGCGGTGGACGGCCCGCGCCACGAGTTCCTTCCCGACGCCGCTCTCGCCCCAGATGAGCACGGTCGCGCTTGTGGGCGCGGCCTTCTGGATGGCCGCCCGCACGGCGGTCAGGCCCGGGCTGTCCCCGACGATCTGGTGGCGCTTCTCCTGGTCGCGCCGCAGCGTGCGGTTCTCCGCGCGGAGGCGCCGGGAATCGACGGCGTTGCGGACGATCACGAGCAGGCGCTCGGTCTCGAGCGGCTTCTCCACGAAGTCGAACGCCCCGAGGCGCGTCGCCTCCACGGCCGTGCTGATCGTGGCGTGCCCCGACATGACGACGATGGGCGTCACCTCGGTGAGGTGCGTCAGCCGCTGCAGCACCTCGAGGCCGTCCATCCCGGGCATCTTGATGTCCAGGAAGACGAGGTCGGGCGCCTCGCGCTCCACGAGCGCCGCGCCCTCGTCGCCGGTGGCGGCCGTCATCACCGAGTACCCCTGGTACTCGAGAATCATCCGCAGGGAGTCGCGTATGGCGGCCTCGTCGTCGATCACGAGGATTCTGGCGGGCGATCCGGGTCGGGTCATCGGCGGGGGCGGCGGCGGAGGCGGCTAGCGGGGTTCGACGCGCACGATCCGCAGGAGGCGCTGCCGCATCCCGGGATCGTACAGCAGGAGGGCCAACGGGTCACCCGCCTGTGCGCGGTCCACGAGACGCCGCAGCGCGGCGATCGTGTCGACCGGCCGGCGATTCACGTGGAGGAGGATCTGCCCGCGCTCGAGGCCGGCCTCCGCGGCGGCGCTCACGGGCTCGACGCGCTGCACGAGGAGGCCCGTCATCCCGTCGGGCACGTCATAGCGCCGGGCGTTCCCAGGGTGCACTTCGATGAGCGTCAGGCCGAGTTCGGGCGGCAGGTCCGCCGCCGGCCGCGACGGGGCGGCCGACGCCGACGGCGAGGCACGCTGCGGCCGTTCGGCCAGCTTGAGCGCCACCTCGTGGCGCCGCCCGTCGCGCGTATACTCCACGCGGGCGGGCTGGCCCGGCACGCCGCGGGACACGAGGCGAATCGTGGAGTCGTCGCCGTCCACGGCCTGGCCGTCGATGCCGGTGATGACGTCGTAGGGACGCAGGCCCGCACGCTCGGCCGGCGACCCCGGCGTGACGTCCTCGACGATGGCGCCGGTCGTCCCGCCGAGACCGAGCGCGCGCTGAACGTCCTGATCCACCGCCCGCAGGGCCACGCCCAGATAGCCGCGGGCGACGCGCCCCGTGGCGACCAGTTGCGGCAGCGCCTCCTTCACGTGGCTCACGGGCAGCGCGAACCCGATGTTGGTCGACTGCCGGCTGACCGCGGTGTTCACGCCGATCACCTCGCCGGCCGTGTTGAGCAGGGGGCCGCCGCTGTTGCCGAAGCTGATCGCGGCGTCGGTCTGGATGTACTGGTCGAGGCTCTGGTCGAACAGCTTCCGTCCGACGAAGCTCACGACGCCCACCGTCACGGTGTGCTCGTAGGCGAACGGATTGCCGATGGCGCACACCCACTCGCCCACCCGCACGCGCTCGGAGTCGCCCAGCGGCAACGCCGGCAGCGGCACGCCGGCGTCCACTCTCAGGACCGCGAGGTCGATGTCGGCGTCGGCCCCGACCACGGTGGCGCGGAACGTACGGCCGTCGCCCAGCTTCACCATGACGCGCTCCGCCAGGTCCACGACGTGCTGGTTGGTGACGATGAGCCCCGACGGGTCCACGATGAACCCGGTGCCGGTGCCCCTGCGGGGCGTCTCCGGGCGCCGGCCGCCGAATCCCGGTTCGTCGGAGGGCGTGGCGCCGCTGGACCGGCGCCGCGCGCGCGAGGCGACGTCGATGCTCACGACCGCCGGGTTCGCGCGCTCGGCCACGTCCGCGAAATTGGCGGGCACCGCGGCGAGCGCCGGTCGCGGCGGCAGCGGATCGAGGCGCGCGGGCACAGGGGCAGGGGCGGGAGACGCGGCCGGAGCCGGCGTGACGCGGCTCGAGGCGACACCGCCCGCGATAGTCACGCCCACCAGCAGCCCCACGACCGCCGCGAACGCCGCGAAGAGGCCCGCGAAGCCTCGCGTCATGGGGCCATTATAAGCGCCAGGAACTCGGCTTCCTGGAGCGTCGGGACGCCGAGCTGGCGCGCCTTCTCCGCCTTGCTGCCGGGGTCCGCGCCGACGACGAGGTAGCTCGTCTTCTTGCTGACCGAGCCAGACACCCGCCCGCCGAGCGCCTCGATCTTCTGCGCCGCCTCGTCACGGCTCATGGCCTCGAGCGTCCCCGTGAGGACGAAGGTCTTGCCGGCCAGCGGTCCCTCGGCCGCCAGCTGGGCGGTCACCGGGCCGCTCGTCCGCACGCCGACGCGCTCGAGCTTGTCGACGAGCGAGCGGTTGGACGGATCCGAGAACCACTCGACAATCGCCGCGGCCAGGATCGGTCCCACCTCAGGCACGAGCTGCAGGGACTCGACCGTCTGCGCGGCCAGCGCGGCAATCGAGCCGAGGTGGCGGGCCAGCACCTGCGCGACGCGTTCCCCGACGTGGCGGATGCCCAGCCCGTACAGCAGCCGCCAGACATCGTTGCCCTTGGAGCGCTCGATCTCGGCCAGGAGGTTGGCCGTGGACTTCCTGCCCATCCGCTCGAGCGCCTCCAGCGGTTCGGCCGTGAGCGCGTACAGGTCCGCCACGTCGCGGACCAGGCCCGCCGTCACGAGCTGATCGACCAGCGCCTCGCCGAGCCCTTCGATGTTCATGGCGCCACGCGAGGCGAAGTGCTCGAGGCTCCGCCTGAGACGGGCCGGACAGCTGACGTTCTCGCAGCGCCACACCACCTCGTCCTCGTCCCGGTGCAGCGCGCTGCCGCACACCGGGCAGTCGCGGGGCATCACCCACGGCGCCTGTCGGGCCGCGCCGTCGGCCGCCACCGGGCCGACGACGCGCGGGATGACGTCGCCGGCCTTCTCGACGACCACGGTGTCGCCCTCGCGGATGTCCTTCCGCGCGATGTCGTCGGCGTTGTGCAGGGTCGCCATCGACACGGTGGACCCGGCGACGAACACGGGCTCCAGGACGGCATACGGCGTGGCCGCGCCCGTCCTGCCGACGTTGACGCGGATCTCGCGAAGCACGGTCGTGACCCGCTCGGCCGGGAACTTGAACGCCACGGCCCATCGCGGGAACTTGCTCGTGATGCCGAGCCACGTCCGCTCCGCGAAGTCGTTCACCTTCACCACGACTCCGTCGGTTTCGAACGGCAGGTCCTTGCGCGCCCCGGCCCAGCGCTGGCAATACGCCCACACCGCGTCGATGCCGCGGCAGACCTCCCAGTCGGGCTCCACCGGCAGCCCCCAGGCCG
Proteins encoded:
- the ligA gene encoding NAD-dependent DNA ligase LigA, coding for MPVTPAERAADLRREIRRHEELYYIVNAPEISDQQFDALLRELQSLEAAHPELVVPESPTQRVSGRPAEGFETVAHAAPMLSLDNAYNEAELRAFDERVRKGLGADAPVTYVAELKVDGLSIALTYEEGRLVRGATRGDGVLGEDVTANVRTIRALPLALRGTPPPRLEVRGEVYLPKAAFERTNRERAAAGEPLFANPRNTAAGAMRNLDAAHVATRGLMAWTYQVVADPAAVPASHDALLQALAAWGLPVEPDWEVCRGIDAVWAYCQRWAGARKDLPFETDGVVVKVNDFAERTWLGITSKFPRWAVAFKFPAERVTTVLREIRVNVGRTGAATPYAVLEPVFVAGSTVSMATLHNADDIARKDIREGDTVVVEKAGDVIPRVVGPVAADGAARQAPWVMPRDCPVCGSALHRDEDEVVWRCENVSCPARLRRSLEHFASRGAMNIEGLGEALVDQLVTAGLVRDVADLYALTAEPLEALERMGRKSTANLLAEIERSKGNDVWRLLYGLGIRHVGERVAQVLARHLGSIAALAAQTVESLQLVPEVGPILAAAIVEWFSDPSNRSLVDKLERVGVRTSGPVTAQLAAEGPLAGKTFVLTGTLEAMSRDEAAQKIEALGGRVSGSVSKKTSYLVVGADPGSKAEKARQLGVPTLQEAEFLALIMAP
- a CDS encoding nucleotide sugar dehydrogenase; translation: MMETHNPAAATLIRMCRTKTARIVVLGSGHQDDDTLAVFTGEGFATASLGPADGNGDAALDAADVVIVRPQIAQTKTRTPDASPLIQACEHVARHPGRVRCVMLESTAAVGTTRGLLAPVFERAGFRFGEDLFLAVAPTRVAPADSPWRVRNTPRVLAGMTADCLAVASALYGAAVDTVVPVSSVETAEMVKTLETEFRVVNVAMANELAKACHAIGVSTREVIGAAATKPFGFMAFEPGPGLAAGGAGTGGLELTWKHRSLGLDDKLFRAADEINRTMPGWVVSRAIDILNDDSRPVAGATILVAGVAYKSDVGVVQDSPAVEIIGELLRLGARVTYVDPHVPELVVGGTRLQSASGGGEGHDLVIILTDHKSLELQSLAASARVVFDLRNAAQRLRLPDGVRVVPL
- a CDS encoding amidohydrolase family protein, encoding MRHRAFWPAALIVAGVVAVSLAVSDAQAPPSQAPGRPGGGGQGPGGLRGRPGDGRTPEFPEPTITEYKPRSTLKTAVHKVPRARFPVIDIHSHQPAPISDEQFARIIPGMDANNLRVLVNASGTQGDRLVRAVAALQASRFKGRMVQFTDIDFRNVGPGWAAKAVAQLEADKKAGALGIGEISKAFGLRIRKADGSRLTIDDPELDPVWEAAGRLGLPVLIHTAEPQEFFEPIDFQNERWLELALYRDRRYPKGEFPRFEELIAERNRMFKKHPKTTFIAAHFAYHANDLARMAALFDEMPNVYTEVGAILAELGRQPRAAHEFFVKYQDRILFGKDSYQPDEFPYYWRVFETNDEYFDYYRGYHAFWKLYGMGLPDDVLKKLYYKNALKLVPGLPAEGWPQ
- the galE gene encoding UDP-glucose 4-epimerase GalE — translated: MKERVLVTGGAGYIGSHVAVELLAAGYDVTVVDNLSTGSASALDRVRTVTGQPLRFVHADLRNESVLDTAFAEAPIAAVVHLAAMKSPLESQQKPLEYYDCNVHGGLCLLRAMTRHDVRRMVFSSTAAVYGDARFLPVTETHPCEPTHPYGRSKLVLEEIMRDLARSDATWRMVALRYFNPIGAHPSGALGESPVGIPQNLAPYILQAASGARSHVDVFGDDYPTADGSGVRDFIHVVDLAQAHVAALRPRVDLTGFRPINVGTGRGVSVFECIKAAERAIGRSVPFKVAPRRPGDIVESYADASLAAELLGWRSSRTIEDMWRDAWRWESSARA
- a CDS encoding trypsin-like peptidase domain-containing protein gives rise to the protein MTRGFAGLFAAFAAVVGLLVGVTIAGGVASSRVTPAPAASPAPAPVPARLDPLPPRPALAAVPANFADVAERANPAVVSIDVASRARRRSSGATPSDEPGFGGRRPETPRRGTGTGFIVDPSGLIVTNQHVVDLAERVMVKLGDGRTFRATVVGADADIDLAVLRVDAGVPLPALPLGDSERVRVGEWVCAIGNPFAYEHTVTVGVVSFVGRKLFDQSLDQYIQTDAAISFGNSGGPLLNTAGEVIGVNTAVSRQSTNIGFALPVSHVKEALPQLVATGRVARGYLGVALRAVDQDVQRALGLGGTTGAIVEDVTPGSPAERAGLRPYDVITGIDGQAVDGDDSTIRLVSRGVPGQPARVEYTRDGRRHEVALKLAERPQRASPSASAAPSRPAADLPPELGLTLIEVHPGNARRYDVPDGMTGLLVQRVEPVSAAAEAGLERGQILLHVNRRPVDTIAALRRLVDRAQAGDPLALLLYDPGMRQRLLRIVRVEPR
- a CDS encoding sigma-54 dependent transcriptional regulator translates to MTRPGSPARILVIDDEAAIRDSLRMILEYQGYSVMTAATGDEGAALVEREAPDLVFLDIKMPGMDGLEVLQRLTHLTEVTPIVVMSGHATISTAVEATRLGAFDFVEKPLETERLLVIVRNAVDSRRLRAENRTLRRDQEKRHQIVGDSPGLTAVRAAIQKAAPTSATVLIWGESGVGKELVARAVHRESLRRDGPFVQVNCAAIPDDLIESELFGHEKGSFTGASDRQIGKFEQADKGTIFLDEIGDMSLKTQAKVLRVLQEQELERLGSNRLIKVDVRVIAATNKDLEQEITKGTFREDLYYRLNVVPIWVPPLRERREDIAVLVRHFADTFSRENNFRRKTFTAAAMERLKAHPWRGNIRELRNTVERLVIMSNADLVDVADLPLSDAGPRVDQAAPSSDNGWMHAPTLHEFKATSERAYLVAKLRENGWNISKTAEVIDTPRSNLYKKLEQYRISQETDG